In Nitrososphaerota archaeon, one DNA window encodes the following:
- a CDS encoding DMT family transporter, with protein sequence IFFSFLFFNERISFIVFIGALIIILGIWILYKEEKSNYSNDNDKKGYLAAILCAILWGLSISLMGEALKFLDSLIANTLRTIVLSIFFIFLMFFNNIRKKIFNIKIRTCFILGLAGSAFGFGWISLSIGLILIGTAKAILISNTTPLFSLIIGKIFLKEKIGINIVIGAIIIFIGVIFINLG encoded by the coding sequence ATATTTTTCTCATTTTTATTTTTTAATGAAAGAATATCTTTTATTGTTTTTATTGGAGCTTTAATAATTATTTTAGGAATATGGATATTATATAAAGAAGAAAAATCAAATTATTCAAATGATAATGATAAGAAAGGATATTTAGCAGCAATTCTATGTGCTATTTTATGGGGATTAAGTATAAGCTTAATGGGAGAAGCTTTAAAATTCTTAGATTCTTTAATTGCTAATACTTTAAGAACAATAGTTCTTTCAATATTTTTTATTTTCTTAATGTTTTTTAATAATATTAGAAAGAAAATATTTAATATTAAAATTAGAACATGTTTTATATTAGGTTTAGCTGGATCCGCTTTTGGATTTGGATGGATTAGTTTATCTATAGGGTTAATACTTATAGGTACAGCTAAAGCTATTCTAATTTCTAATACCACTCCTTTATTTTCTTTAATTATTGGAAAAATATTTTTAAAAGAAAAAATTGGAATAAATATAGTAATAGGTGCGATAATAATTTTTATTGGAGTTATATTTATTAATTTAGGATAA